From one Conyzicola nivalis genomic stretch:
- a CDS encoding bifunctional proline dehydrogenase/L-glutamate gamma-semialdehyde dehydrogenase — translation MSTQRTEPEDTAPDAPIDGLVTETVATVRRWLTESADVATDASAARLAGVLKDPLGLEFTIGFVDKVVRPEDLHVAARSLEQLSHRVPKFLPWYLRAAIGVGGAVAPALPWVVVPIARRVLRNMVGHLVIDATPTSLDKTLSHLRENGVRLNINLLGEAVLGDDEADRRLAGTLELLRRDDVDYVSIKVSSVSAQLSMWAFDETVARVVERLTPLYELAAGSPTPKFINLDMEEFHDLDLTVAVFEALLSQPQLHELEAGIVLQAYLPDALSALQGLTAWATERRAAGGAGIKVRVVKGANLAMEYVDATMHGWPLATWSSKVETDTNYKRVLDWAFTPERTDAVRIGVAGHNLFDVAFAWLLAKQRGVENRIEFEMLLGMATGQAEAVKKDVGGLLLYTPVVRPSEFDSAISYLIRRLEENASTENFMSGLFELAGNEQVFAREEGRFVASMEAFDREIPGSHRVQDRTAPEAPPTVAVDEFHNEADTDNSIAANRAWGRRILERSAYSRLGIDTIEAARIDDLDTLLTTVGATVHAADGWQTLPVETRARILHDAGDVLGAFRGRLIEVMASETGKTIAEADVEVSEAIDFAHYYAARSLELHEVADATFTPSRLIVVTPPWNFPVAIPAGSVLAALASGSAVIIKPAPQAKRAAAVMVEALWEAGVPRNVLVLVDIEEGDLGRELVAHPAVDRVILTGGYETAQLFRSWRPDLPLLAETSGKNAIIVTPSGDLDLAAADIVRSAFGHAGQKCSAASLVILVGSVAKSERFRRQLVDSVRTLRVGVPQNPLSQMGPIIEPAQGKLLRALTTLEPGQSWLVKPVELSDPSVADGRLWSPGVREGVAAGSEFHLTEYFGPVLGIMTADTLEDAIEMQNASAYGLTAGIHSLDPNEVAKWLAYVEAGNVYVNRGITGAVVQRQPFGGWKRSSVGAGTKAGGPNYLMTLGSWSAVTAEPDEDLRLDGLSTGVASFIKLAQTGLEFLEFDGVRRSAFSDEQAWQQEFGVSRDASGLGVERNVFRYLPVPVTLRLAEGEPLGKLVRLLAAATRAKAPVFVSSAVPLPATLIEGVARGTSPLALRDVKIESDAAWLARAAAGAVTTARVRLVGGDASALAAAVGGTPDLAIYAGEVTAAGRVELLPFLREQAVSITAHRFGNPDAGMIGLRV, via the coding sequence ATGTCGACCCAGCGCACAGAACCCGAAGACACCGCGCCAGACGCCCCGATCGACGGGCTCGTCACGGAGACGGTCGCCACGGTGCGCCGGTGGCTCACCGAGAGCGCCGACGTCGCGACCGACGCGAGTGCCGCCCGTCTCGCCGGTGTACTCAAAGACCCGCTGGGCCTGGAGTTCACGATCGGGTTCGTCGACAAGGTCGTGCGGCCCGAAGACCTGCACGTCGCGGCGCGCAGCCTCGAGCAGCTGAGCCACCGCGTCCCGAAGTTCCTGCCCTGGTACCTGAGGGCCGCGATCGGCGTCGGCGGGGCGGTCGCCCCGGCGCTGCCCTGGGTCGTTGTGCCGATCGCCCGCCGCGTGCTGCGCAACATGGTCGGCCACCTGGTGATCGACGCGACGCCGACGAGCCTCGACAAGACGCTCTCGCACCTGCGCGAGAACGGCGTGCGCCTCAACATCAACCTGCTCGGCGAGGCCGTGCTGGGCGACGACGAGGCCGACCGCCGCCTCGCGGGCACGCTCGAGCTGCTGCGCCGCGACGACGTCGACTACGTCTCGATCAAGGTGTCGTCGGTGTCGGCCCAGCTGTCGATGTGGGCGTTCGACGAGACCGTCGCGCGCGTCGTCGAGCGGCTCACGCCGCTCTACGAGCTCGCCGCCGGGTCGCCCACCCCCAAGTTCATCAACCTCGACATGGAGGAGTTCCACGACCTCGACCTCACGGTCGCCGTGTTCGAGGCGCTGCTCTCGCAGCCGCAGCTGCACGAACTCGAGGCCGGCATCGTGTTGCAGGCCTACCTTCCCGACGCGCTGTCCGCGCTGCAGGGGCTCACCGCGTGGGCCACCGAACGCCGCGCCGCGGGCGGTGCGGGCATCAAGGTGCGCGTCGTGAAGGGCGCGAATCTCGCCATGGAGTACGTCGACGCCACGATGCACGGCTGGCCGCTCGCCACCTGGTCGAGCAAGGTCGAGACCGACACCAACTACAAGCGCGTGCTCGACTGGGCGTTCACCCCCGAGCGCACCGACGCCGTGCGCATCGGCGTCGCCGGCCACAACCTGTTCGACGTCGCCTTCGCCTGGCTGCTCGCGAAACAGCGCGGGGTCGAGAACCGCATCGAGTTCGAGATGCTCCTCGGCATGGCCACCGGGCAGGCGGAGGCCGTGAAGAAGGACGTCGGCGGCCTCCTGCTCTACACGCCCGTCGTGCGGCCGAGCGAGTTCGACTCCGCGATCAGCTACCTGATCCGCCGGCTCGAAGAGAACGCGAGCACCGAGAACTTCATGAGCGGGCTGTTCGAGCTCGCGGGCAACGAGCAGGTGTTCGCCCGCGAGGAGGGCCGGTTCGTCGCGTCGATGGAGGCCTTCGACCGCGAGATCCCGGGCTCGCACCGCGTGCAGGACCGCACGGCCCCCGAGGCCCCGCCGACCGTCGCGGTCGACGAGTTCCACAACGAGGCAGACACCGACAACTCCATCGCGGCCAACCGCGCGTGGGGACGGCGCATCCTCGAACGCAGCGCGTACTCGCGACTCGGCATCGACACGATCGAGGCCGCGCGCATCGACGACCTCGACACGCTGCTCACCACGGTGGGCGCGACCGTGCACGCCGCCGACGGGTGGCAGACGCTCCCCGTCGAGACCCGGGCCCGCATCCTGCACGACGCCGGCGACGTGCTCGGCGCCTTCCGCGGCCGACTCATCGAGGTCATGGCCAGCGAGACCGGCAAGACCATCGCCGAGGCAGACGTCGAGGTGAGCGAGGCGATCGACTTCGCCCACTACTACGCGGCGCGCTCGCTCGAACTTCACGAGGTCGCGGATGCCACGTTCACGCCGTCACGGCTGATCGTGGTCACCCCGCCCTGGAACTTCCCCGTCGCGATCCCCGCGGGCTCCGTGCTCGCCGCGCTCGCCTCGGGCAGCGCCGTCATCATCAAGCCGGCACCGCAGGCCAAGCGCGCGGCCGCCGTCATGGTCGAAGCGCTGTGGGAGGCCGGCGTGCCGCGAAACGTGCTCGTGCTGGTCGACATCGAAGAGGGCGACCTCGGGCGGGAGCTCGTGGCACACCCCGCCGTCGACCGCGTCATCCTCACCGGCGGCTACGAGACCGCGCAGCTGTTCCGATCGTGGCGACCCGACCTGCCCCTGCTGGCCGAGACGAGCGGCAAGAACGCCATCATCGTGACACCGAGCGGCGACCTCGACCTCGCCGCGGCCGACATCGTGCGCAGCGCCTTCGGGCACGCCGGACAGAAGTGCTCGGCCGCCTCGCTCGTGATCCTGGTCGGTTCGGTCGCGAAGTCCGAGCGGTTCCGCCGCCAGCTGGTCGACTCGGTGCGCACGCTGCGCGTCGGCGTCCCGCAGAACCCGCTCAGCCAGATGGGCCCGATCATCGAACCGGCGCAGGGCAAGCTGCTGCGCGCGCTCACGACCCTCGAGCCCGGACAGTCGTGGCTCGTGAAGCCGGTCGAACTGTCGGACCCCTCGGTCGCCGACGGCCGCCTCTGGTCGCCCGGTGTGCGCGAGGGTGTGGCCGCGGGCAGCGAGTTCCACCTCACCGAGTACTTCGGCCCGGTGCTCGGCATCATGACCGCCGACACGCTCGAAGACGCCATCGAGATGCAGAACGCCAGCGCCTACGGCCTCACCGCCGGCATCCACTCGCTCGACCCGAACGAGGTCGCCAAGTGGCTCGCCTACGTCGAGGCCGGCAACGTCTACGTCAACCGCGGCATCACCGGCGCGGTCGTGCAGCGCCAGCCCTTCGGCGGCTGGAAGCGCTCGTCGGTCGGCGCCGGAACCAAGGCGGGCGGCCCGAACTACCTCATGACGCTCGGCAGCTGGTCGGCGGTCACCGCCGAGCCCGACGAGGACCTGCGTCTCGACGGTCTCAGCACCGGCGTGGCGAGCTTCATCAAGCTGGCGCAGACCGGACTGGAGTTCCTCGAGTTCGATGGCGTGCGCCGCAGCGCGTTCAGCGACGAGCAGGCCTGGCAGCAGGAGTTCGGCGTCAGCCGCGACGCCTCGGGTCTCGGGGTCGAACGCAACGTCTTCCGCTACCTGCCGGTGCCGGTCACGCTTCGCCTCGCGGAGGGCGAGCCGCTCGGCAAGCTCGTGCGCCTGCTCGCCGCCGCGACGCGTGCCAAGGCTCCGGTGTTCGTGAGCTCGGCCGTCCCGCTGCCGGCGACACTCATCGAGGGGGTCGCGCGTGGAACCTCGCCGCTGGCCCTGCGCGACGTGAAGATCGAATCGGATGCGGCGTGGCTGGCCCGCGCGGCGGCGGGTGCCGTCACGACGGCCCGCGTACGTCTCGTCGGTGGGGACGCATCGGCTCTCGCCGCTGCGGTGGGCGGCACGCCCGACCTCGCGATCTACGCGGGCGAGGTCACGGCCGCCGGACGCGTCGAACTGCTGCCCTTCCTGCGCGAGCAGGCCGTGAGCATCACCGCACACCGCTTCGGCAACCCCGACGCCGGCATGATCGGGCTGCGCGTCTAG
- the ddaH gene encoding dimethylargininase, which translates to MTLIEPSLSAPTRVASKRTILMCRPDFFTVVYRINPWMDPAVPTDTSLAVRQWETLYQTYVDLGFDVKLVDPIDGLPDMVYAANGGFVLDGIAYGASFTHPERQPEGPAYMKWFGDNGFEVREPKNINEGEGDFLLVGDVILAGTGFRSASNSHEEMAEIFGRPVITLKLINPSFYHLDTAIAVLDPQPVVDTSTGSVQAPNIAYLPSAFDEASLAILRERYPDAIIVNEEDAAVLGLNSFSDGLNVVIAKRAKDFERQLKERGYNPIGVDLSELLLGGGGVKCCTLELRS; encoded by the coding sequence ATGACCCTCATCGAGCCATCCCTGAGCGCCCCGACGCGCGTCGCCAGCAAGCGCACGATCCTCATGTGCCGCCCCGATTTTTTCACCGTCGTCTACCGGATCAACCCGTGGATGGACCCCGCCGTCCCCACCGACACGAGCCTCGCCGTGCGGCAGTGGGAGACGCTCTATCAGACCTATGTCGACCTCGGCTTCGATGTGAAGCTCGTCGACCCGATCGACGGCCTGCCCGACATGGTCTACGCGGCCAACGGCGGCTTCGTGCTCGACGGCATCGCCTATGGCGCGAGCTTCACCCACCCCGAGCGCCAGCCCGAGGGCCCCGCCTACATGAAGTGGTTCGGCGACAACGGCTTCGAGGTGCGCGAGCCCAAGAACATCAACGAGGGCGAGGGCGACTTCCTGCTCGTCGGCGACGTCATCCTCGCCGGCACCGGCTTCCGCAGCGCCTCGAACAGCCACGAAGAGATGGCCGAGATCTTCGGGCGTCCGGTGATCACGCTGAAGCTGATCAACCCGAGTTTCTACCACCTGGACACGGCCATCGCCGTGCTCGATCCCCAGCCTGTGGTCGACACTTCGACAGGCTCAGTGCAAGCCCCCAACATCGCCTACCTGCCGAGCGCGTTCGACGAGGCTAGCCTCGCGATTCTGCGCGAGCGCTACCCCGACGCCATCATCGTGAACGAAGAGGATGCCGCGGTTCTTGGCCTCAACAGTTTCAGCGACGGGCTGAACGTCGTCATCGCGAAGCGCGCGAAAGACTTCGAGCGCCAGCTCAAGGAGCGTGGCTACAACCCGATCGGCGTCGACCTCTCCGAGCTGCTGCTCGGCGGCGGCGGAGTGAAGTGCTGCACGCTGGAGCTTCGGTCGTGA
- the rocD gene encoding ornithine--oxo-acid transaminase has protein sequence MSSGFLTQEDQHAAHNYHPLEVVVTRGDGAWVTDVTGRRYLDCLAAYSAVNFGHGHPALVKAAKDQLDRITLTSRAFHNDQLGPFVAALADLAGKDMVLPMNTGAEAVESGIKIARAWGYRVKGVKPNEAKIIVADGNFHGRTTTIISFSNDEQARADFGPFTPGFVSVPYGDAAALEAAIDENTVAVLIEPIQGEAGIVVPPESYLPAVREITTRRNVLFIADEIQSGLGRTGATFQCDNVGVVPDLYLLGKALGGGILPVSAVVGDKDVLGVLRPGEHGSTFGGNPLAAAVGLAVVELLATGEMQERARMLGERLQAGLRSLIGRGVVEVRGAGLWAGVDIDPALATGREVCEALMQRGVLVKDTHGSTIRFAPPIVASEADLDFAVAQLDAVLVELGA, from the coding sequence GTGAGCAGTGGGTTTCTGACCCAGGAAGACCAGCACGCCGCGCACAACTACCACCCGCTCGAGGTCGTCGTCACGCGCGGCGACGGCGCGTGGGTCACCGACGTGACCGGCCGCCGCTACCTCGACTGCCTGGCGGCGTACTCGGCGGTGAACTTCGGCCACGGGCATCCGGCCCTCGTCAAGGCGGCCAAAGACCAGCTCGACCGCATCACGCTCACCAGTCGCGCGTTCCACAACGACCAGCTCGGCCCGTTCGTGGCGGCGCTCGCGGACCTCGCGGGCAAGGACATGGTGCTTCCGATGAACACGGGCGCCGAGGCCGTGGAGTCGGGCATCAAGATCGCCCGCGCCTGGGGCTACCGGGTGAAGGGCGTCAAGCCGAACGAGGCGAAGATCATCGTCGCCGACGGTAACTTCCACGGGCGCACCACCACGATCATCAGCTTCAGCAATGACGAGCAGGCGCGAGCTGACTTCGGTCCGTTCACGCCCGGTTTCGTGAGCGTGCCCTACGGCGACGCCGCGGCACTTGAAGCCGCGATCGACGAGAACACCGTCGCCGTGCTGATCGAGCCGATCCAGGGCGAGGCCGGCATCGTCGTGCCGCCGGAGTCATACCTGCCCGCCGTGCGCGAGATAACGACCCGACGCAACGTGCTGTTCATCGCCGACGAGATCCAGTCGGGCCTCGGCCGCACCGGTGCCACGTTCCAGTGCGACAACGTGGGTGTCGTGCCCGACCTCTACCTGCTCGGCAAGGCGCTCGGCGGCGGGATCCTGCCGGTGTCGGCGGTCGTCGGCGACAAGGACGTCCTCGGCGTGCTGCGCCCGGGCGAACACGGCTCCACCTTCGGCGGAAACCCGCTCGCCGCGGCCGTCGGCCTCGCGGTCGTCGAGCTGCTCGCGACGGGAGAGATGCAGGAGCGTGCCCGGATGCTCGGGGAGCGCCTGCAGGCCGGCCTGCGGTCGCTCATCGGCCGGGGAGTCGTCGAGGTGCGCGGCGCCGGACTCTGGGCCGGAGTCGACATCGATCCGGCACTGGCCACCGGCCGGGAGGTCTGCGAGGCGTTGATGCAGCGGGGCGTGCTCGTGAAAGACACGCACGGCTCGACGATCCGCTTCGCGCCTCCGATCGTGGCATCCGAAGCCGACCTCGACTTTGCTGTCGCGCAGCTCGACGCGGTGCTGGTGGAACTCGGCGCCTGA
- a CDS encoding DMT family transporter, whose protein sequence is MKAHDNVIAPPAVTPPAVSRIWIPGAGLGFLGVLDFSFSLPANKLAVDGIDPFSITILRAAAAGLLAVGYLLAVRARVPRRADLRDLALSSLGVVIGFPLFSSLALVTSGSGHSAVTLGLLPALTAVFAALVGGERLPRGFWLASGAGVVVLVGYLLVHQWAETGAVAVSVGDFWMLAAAVSAGFGYAMGGRQAKVMGGARTVSWSIVLVLPVSAPLAIVVLATQQFDWTPGVIAGMVYVTLISQFLGFFAWYGGLARGGIARVGQLQQIQPLLTLVWASLLLGEAFDPWTIVVGIAIAVFVWLAQRARFTAPTPAPDAPPKEPVPAP, encoded by the coding sequence ATGAAAGCTCACGATAACGTTATTGCCCCTCCGGCGGTAACGCCGCCGGCCGTTTCGCGCATCTGGATACCGGGCGCCGGACTCGGATTTCTCGGCGTGCTGGACTTCAGCTTCTCGCTGCCGGCCAACAAGCTCGCGGTCGACGGGATCGACCCCTTCTCGATCACGATACTGCGCGCGGCCGCGGCCGGGCTGCTGGCCGTCGGCTATCTCCTCGCCGTGCGCGCCCGCGTGCCCCGCCGGGCCGACCTGCGCGACCTCGCGCTGTCGTCGCTCGGCGTCGTCATCGGCTTTCCGCTGTTCTCGTCGCTGGCGCTCGTCACGAGCGGATCGGGTCACAGCGCCGTGACCCTCGGTCTGCTGCCCGCACTCACCGCGGTGTTCGCCGCGCTCGTCGGCGGCGAGCGCCTGCCGCGCGGGTTCTGGCTCGCGAGCGGCGCGGGCGTGGTGGTGCTCGTCGGCTACCTGCTCGTGCACCAGTGGGCGGAGACCGGTGCTGTCGCCGTGAGCGTCGGCGACTTCTGGATGCTCGCGGCGGCCGTCAGCGCCGGTTTCGGCTACGCGATGGGCGGGCGGCAGGCGAAGGTGATGGGCGGCGCTCGCACCGTGTCGTGGTCGATCGTGCTGGTGCTGCCCGTTTCGGCGCCCCTCGCGATCGTGGTGCTCGCGACGCAGCAGTTCGACTGGACGCCCGGCGTCATCGCCGGCATGGTCTACGTCACGCTGATCTCGCAGTTCCTGGGCTTCTTCGCCTGGTACGGCGGACTGGCAAGGGGCGGCATCGCCCGCGTCGGCCAGCTGCAGCAGATCCAGCCGTTGCTCACGCTCGTCTGGGCTTCGCTACTGCTGGGCGAGGCCTTCGACCCGTGGACGATCGTCGTCGGCATCGCGATCGCGGTGTTCGTCTGGCTCGCCCAGCGGGCGCGGTTCACGGCGCCGACCCCCGCGCCCGACGCCCCACCGAAAGAGCCGGTTCCGGCGCCGTGA
- a CDS encoding LysR substrate-binding domain-containing protein — MLDLKRLRLLRELKIRGTITAVAETFSYSPSSVSQQLALLEVEAGVPLLTKSGRRVQLTPQAEVLVAHTTQLLERVELMESELVSSLTEVRGTVRLAVFQSAALGIIPQALTLLADEYPELRVEVTQREPENALFEVWAREFDLVIAEQYPGHAAPHQPDLDRVELCVDELRLGVPSARGIRSLEDAAHLPWVMEPRGTASRHWAEQACRRAGFEPDVRFETADLQAHIRFVESGNAVAILPDLVWSGRTPSVHLVRLDGHPTRTVFTSARDASKDRPTILACRAILNQSVAFL; from the coding sequence GTGCTCGATCTGAAGAGGCTGCGCCTGTTGCGAGAACTCAAGATCCGCGGAACCATCACGGCCGTCGCCGAAACCTTCTCCTACAGTCCCTCGTCGGTGTCGCAACAGCTCGCCCTGCTCGAGGTGGAGGCGGGCGTGCCGCTGCTCACCAAGTCGGGGCGACGCGTGCAGCTCACGCCGCAGGCCGAAGTGCTCGTCGCACACACGACACAGCTGCTCGAGCGGGTCGAGCTGATGGAGAGCGAACTCGTCTCGAGCCTCACCGAGGTGCGCGGCACGGTGCGGCTCGCCGTGTTCCAGTCGGCCGCGCTCGGCATCATCCCGCAGGCGCTCACGCTGCTCGCCGACGAGTACCCCGAGCTGCGCGTCGAGGTGACCCAGCGCGAACCCGAGAACGCGCTGTTCGAGGTGTGGGCGCGCGAGTTCGACCTCGTGATCGCCGAGCAGTACCCCGGTCACGCCGCGCCGCACCAACCCGACCTCGACCGCGTCGAACTGTGCGTCGACGAACTGCGACTCGGGGTGCCGTCGGCACGTGGCATCCGGTCTCTCGAAGACGCAGCCCACCTGCCCTGGGTGATGGAACCGCGCGGGACCGCCAGTCGCCACTGGGCGGAGCAGGCCTGTCGCCGCGCCGGCTTCGAGCCCGACGTGCGGTTCGAGACGGCCGACCTGCAGGCGCACATCCGGTTCGTCGAGTCGGGAAACGCCGTGGCGATCCTCCCCGACCTGGTCTGGTCGGGCCGCACCCCCAGCGTGCACCTGGTCCGGCTCGACGGGCATCCGACGCGTACGGTGTTCACGTCGGCGCGCGATGCGAGCAAGGATCGTCCCACTATCCTCGCCTGCCGAGCCATTCTCAATCAGTCGGTCGCTTTCCTCTAG
- a CDS encoding aldo/keto reductase has translation MASLAPRIQLNDGHSIPQIGLGTWPLDDDAVAEVIVEAVHLGYRHVDTAAKYGNERGVGVGVASSGVARDEIFVTTKLDGQFQGEDRAIAGLDASLDRLGLDYVDLLLIHWPLPARNEYVSTFRTFEKLLNEGKTRSIGVSNFKPAHLERLIEQTGITPAVNQIELNPLVVRAEQRAADEHFGIVTESWSPLGPGTGLLTDARILEVAGAHGRTPAQVILRWHVQQGLVAIPKSKTPERLAENLEVFDFELSSADLALIAQLAQGPDAGVDSDTTGH, from the coding sequence ATGGCTTCTCTCGCCCCGCGCATCCAATTGAACGACGGCCACTCCATTCCCCAGATCGGGCTCGGAACCTGGCCCCTCGACGACGACGCCGTCGCCGAGGTGATCGTCGAGGCGGTGCATCTCGGGTACCGGCACGTCGACACGGCCGCGAAGTACGGCAACGAGCGGGGCGTCGGGGTCGGGGTCGCGTCGAGCGGTGTCGCCCGCGACGAGATCTTCGTCACCACCAAGCTCGACGGCCAGTTCCAGGGCGAGGACCGAGCCATCGCCGGCCTCGACGCATCACTCGACCGCCTGGGCCTCGACTACGTCGACCTGCTGCTCATCCACTGGCCGCTGCCCGCGCGCAACGAGTACGTGTCGACGTTCCGCACCTTCGAGAAGCTGCTGAACGAGGGCAAGACGCGGTCGATCGGTGTCTCCAACTTCAAGCCCGCGCACCTCGAGCGGCTCATCGAGCAGACGGGTATCACCCCGGCCGTGAACCAGATCGAGCTCAACCCGCTCGTCGTGCGTGCCGAACAGCGGGCCGCCGACGAGCACTTCGGCATCGTCACCGAGTCGTGGAGCCCGCTCGGCCCCGGCACCGGCCTGCTCACCGACGCCCGCATCCTCGAGGTCGCCGGCGCGCACGGTCGCACCCCGGCCCAGGTGATCCTGCGCTGGCACGTGCAGCAGGGACTGGTCGCCATCCCGAAGAGCAAGACCCCGGAGCGCCTCGCCGAGAACCTCGAGGTCTTCGATTTCGAGCTCAGCTCCGCGGATCTCGCGCTGATCGCGCAGCTGGCGCAGGGCCCGGATGCCGGGGTCGATTCCGATACGACCGGTCACTGA
- a CDS encoding GntR family transcriptional regulator translates to MLTIDPKSATPPFEQLRLQFMDQVRSGELAAGAKLPTVRRLADDLGLAPNTVARCYRELERDGFIETRGRNGSFVSAQGDAAEQQAQVAARAYADRVAQLGVSHDDALAWVTAALKA, encoded by the coding sequence ATGCTCACGATCGACCCGAAGTCGGCGACACCGCCGTTCGAGCAGCTGCGTCTGCAGTTCATGGATCAGGTGCGCAGCGGCGAGCTCGCCGCCGGCGCGAAGCTGCCCACCGTGCGCCGTCTGGCCGACGACCTGGGTCTGGCGCCGAACACCGTGGCGCGCTGTTACCGCGAGCTCGAACGCGACGGCTTCATCGAGACCCGGGGCCGCAACGGCTCGTTCGTGAGCGCACAGGGCGACGCGGCCGAGCAGCAGGCGCAGGTCGCAGCCCGCGCGTACGCCGACCGGGTCGCGCAGCTCGGGGTGTCGCATGACGACGCGCTCGCCTGGGTCACCGCGGCGCTGAAGGCGTAG
- a CDS encoding TetR/AcrR family transcriptional regulator yields MSTEIAGASVRRIPRQDRSEQRFELILDTTAALIDEVGYGNLTTSLIAKRVGMSGPGIYRYFDGLQAIATALATRNLRRLLERATELTSDTSLEWEAAMHGLVGVYCDMFRTEPGFRWLRLGDAIDRHLIDETETNRTVVARHMANHFVERYDVFPRVDLLEHVEVMVEIADSLVARAFVSNSQGDEFFIDETSRLLTRYLGEYLASTLDEAERLQALKA; encoded by the coding sequence ATGAGCACCGAAATCGCGGGTGCGAGTGTGCGCCGGATTCCACGTCAGGACCGTAGCGAACAACGCTTCGAACTGATCCTTGACACCACGGCCGCACTGATCGACGAGGTGGGCTACGGCAACCTCACGACCTCGCTCATCGCCAAGCGGGTCGGCATGTCCGGCCCCGGCATCTACCGCTATTTCGACGGCCTCCAGGCCATCGCCACCGCCCTCGCGACCCGCAACCTGCGTCGCCTGCTCGAGCGCGCGACCGAACTCACCTCCGACACCAGCCTCGAGTGGGAGGCCGCCATGCACGGCCTCGTCGGCGTGTACTGCGACATGTTCCGCACCGAGCCGGGTTTCCGCTGGCTGCGGCTGGGAGACGCCATCGACCGCCACCTCATCGACGAGACAGAGACCAACCGCACGGTCGTGGCGCGCCACATGGCGAACCACTTCGTCGAGCGCTACGACGTCTTCCCCCGGGTCGACCTGCTCGAGCACGTCGAGGTCATGGTCGAGATCGCCGACAGCCTCGTCGCCCGCGCCTTCGTGTCCAACAGCCAGGGCGACGAATTCTTCATCGACGAGACCTCGCGCCTACTCACCCGCTACCTCGGCGAATACCTCGCGAGCACGCTCGACGAGGCAGAGCGGCTGCAGGCCCTGAAGGCCTGA
- a CDS encoding Lrp/AsnC family transcriptional regulator, whose translation MDSLDYGIIDHLRLNARAGYGDIGDIIGLSASAVKRRVDRLVSDGVIRGFTIQVDPAVEGLSTEAYVELFCRGTVAPDELRRILSGIPDVVDAGTVTGSADAIVHMRSRDIASLELALEKVRVAPNVDHTRSAIVLSRLISRSHD comes from the coding sequence ATGGACAGCCTCGACTACGGCATCATCGACCACCTGCGGCTCAACGCCCGCGCCGGCTACGGCGACATCGGCGACATCATCGGCCTGTCGGCGTCGGCCGTGAAACGCCGCGTCGACCGGCTGGTTTCCGACGGGGTCATCCGCGGCTTCACGATCCAGGTCGACCCCGCTGTAGAGGGACTGAGCACCGAGGCCTACGTCGAGCTCTTCTGCCGCGGCACCGTGGCGCCGGACGAGTTGCGGCGCATCCTGTCGGGCATCCCCGACGTGGTCGACGCCGGCACGGTCACCGGATCCGCGGACGCGATCGTGCACATGCGCTCCAGGGACATCGCGTCGCTCGAGCTCGCACTCGAGAAGGTGCGCGTCGCACCCAACGTCGACCACACGCGCAGCGCGATCGTGCTATCCCGCCTGATCAGCCGCTCGCACGACTGA